From Candoia aspera isolate rCanAsp1 chromosome 4, rCanAsp1.hap2, whole genome shotgun sequence, a single genomic window includes:
- the KAT2A gene encoding histone acetyltransferase KAT2A → MAGSMRNSAQHPQTKAPSQLLNMLSGVHAPTPSRRVLGIMAEAEVSQATRIPQTSAPSSATSSAVTTPPVVGGSGAGGSTSDPVRPGLSQQQRASQRKAHARSFPRAKKLEKLGVFSACKANDSCKCNGWKNPNPPTAPRMDLQQTVTNLSEPCRSCGHTLADHVSHLENVSEEEINRLLGMVVDVENLFMSVHKEEDTDTKQVYFYLFKLLRKCILQMSRPVVEGSLGSPPFEKPNIEQGVLNFVQYKFSHLPPKERQTMFELSKMFLLCLNYWKLETPSQFRQRSQNDDVATYKVNYTRWLCYCHVPQSCDSLPRYETTQVFGRNLLKSTFTVTRRQLLEKFRVEKDKLVPEKRTLILTHFPKFLSMLEEEIYGESSPIWEADFTMPATEGAPLVPRPAISTVPAASTPLFNKSLSCSSSLASINLDGSSLDSVPGEKRKLPESLTLEDAKRIRVLGDIPMELVNEVMLTITDPAAMLGPETSLLSANAARDETARLEERRGIIEFHVIGNSLSQKSNKKILMWLVGLQNVFSHQLPRMPKEYITRLVFDPKHKTLALIKDGRVIGGICFRVFPTQGFTEIVFCAVTSNEQVKGYGTHLMNHLKEYHIKHSILYFLTYADEYAIGYFKKQGFSKDIKVPKSRYLGYIKDYEGATLMECELNPRIPYTELSHIIKKQKEIIKKLIERKQAQIRKVYPGLTCFKEGVRHIPIESIPGIRETGWKPLSKEKGKELKDPDQLYTTLKNLLAQIKTHPSAWPFMEPVKKSEAPDYYEIIRFPIDLKTMTERLKNRYYITKKLFIADLQRVITNCREYNPPESDYCKCANTLEKFFYFKLKEGGLIDK, encoded by the exons ATGGCAGGGAGCATGCGCAACAGCGCTCAACACCCACAGACAAAGGCCCCCTCCCAACTTCTGAACATGCTCAGTGGCGTCCACGCGCCCACGCCGTCTCGCAGGGTCTTGGGCATCATGGCGGAGGCAGAGGTCTCACAAGCTACCCGGATCCCGCAGACTAGCGCTCCTTCCTCCGCCACCTCCTCTGCAGTTACAACGCCGCCGGTAGTGGGGGGAAGCGGAGCTGGAGGAAGCACCAGCGATCCGGTCCGTCCAGGATTAAGTCAGCAGCAGCGCGCGAGCCAGCGCAAGGCGCACGCGCGGAGCTTCCCGCGGGCAAAAAAGCTGGAAAAACTGGGAGTATTTTCAGCATGCAAG GCTAATGACTCTTGCAAATGCAATGGCTGGAAGAACCCAAATCCTCCCACAGCTCCCCGCATGGATTTGCAACAAACAGTCACCAACCTCAGTGAACCCTGCCGTAGCTGTGGACACACACTAG CTGACCATGTTTCTCATCTGGAGAATGTCTCTGAGGAAGAGATCAACCGCCTTCTGGGGATGGTGGTAGATGTGGAGAATCTCTTCATGTCTGTGCATAAAGAGGAAGACACAGACACCAAACAAGTTTATTTCTACTTGTTCAAG CTTCTAAGAAAATGCATCCTACAGATGAGCCGCCCTGTTGTCGAGGGCTCCCTTGGGAGCCCCCCCTTTGAGAAGCCAAACATTGAGCAG GGTGTCTTAAACTTTGTACAGTACAAGTTCAGCCATCTGCCCCCTAAGGAGCGACAGACCATGTTTGAGCTTTCTAAAATGTTTCTTCTCTGCCTAAACTACTGGAAGCTCGAAACGCCATCCCAGTTCCGCCAGCGCTCCCAAAACGATGACGTGGCAACATACAAAGTCAACTACACGCG GTGGTTGTGTTACTGCCATGTTCCCCAGAGCTGTGACAGCCTTCCCCGTTACGAGACCACCCAGGTCTTTGGGCGCAATCTCCTCAAGTCCACTTTCACAGTTACCCGCCGGCAGCTGCTTGAGAAATTCCGAGTGGAGAAAGATAAGCTGGTTCCAGAGAAGCGGACCCTCATTCTCACTCACTTCCCCAA ATTTCTGTCGATGCTGGAGGAAGAAATCTATGGGGAGAGCTCTCCAATCTGGGAAGCCGACTTTACTATGCCTGCAACAGAAGGTGCTCCACTTGTACCTCGGCCAG CTATCAGCACTGTTCCTGCAGCTAGCACTCCATTGTTCAACAAATCTCTGAGCTGCAGCTCATCTTTAGCATCTATTAATCTGGATGGGAGTTCACTGGATTCTGTGCCAG GTGAGAAGAGGAAGCTTCCAGAAAGTTTGACCCTTGAGGATGCAAAGAGGATCCGTGTGTTGGGTGATATTCCAATGGAGCTTGTTAATGAAGTGATGCTGACCATTACTGATCCAGCAGCCATGTTGGGGCCTGAG ACCAGTCTACTGTCAGCAAATGCAGCCCGGGATGAGACAGCCCGCCTAGAGGAACGGCGTGGGATCATCGAATTCCATGTCATCGGCAACTCACTCTCTCAAAAATCAAACAAGAAGATCCTCATGTGGCTGGTTGGGCTGCAGAATGTTTTTTCACATCAGTTGCCTCGAATGCCCAAGGAATACATCACCCGCCTGGTTTTTGACCC caagcaCAAGACTCTGGCATTAATCAAGGATGGCCGAGTGATTGGTGGGATCTGCTTTCGGGTGTTCCCAACGCAGGGATTCACTGAGATTGTCTTTTGTGCTGTCACATCTAACGAGCAAGTCAAG GGCTATGGGACTCACCTTATGAATCACCTGAAGGAGTACCACATCAAACACAGCATCCTCTACTTCCTCACTTATGCAGACGAATACGCCATTGGTTATTTCAAGAAGCAG GGTTTTTCAAAAGATATCAAGGTCCCCAAGAGCCGCTACCTTGGCTACATCAAGGACTACGAGGGAGCCACCCTGATGGAATGTGAGCTGAATCCTCGGATCCCCTACACAGAGCTTTCACATATTATCAAGAAGCAGAAGGAG ATCATCAAGAAGTTGAtagagagaaagcaagcccagaTCCGAAAAGTCTACCCTGGCCTCACTTGCTTCAAGGAGGGTGTTCGTCATATCCCAATTGAAAGTATCCCAGGCATCC ggGAAACAGGATGGAAGCCCCTGAGTAAAGAAAAAGG AAAGGAGCTCAAGGATCCAGACCAGTTGTATACTACTTTGAAAAATCTCCTTGCCCAAATCAAG ACCCATCCTAGTGCGTGGCCATTTATGGAACCAGTGAAGAAATCTGAAGCTCCTGACTACTATGAGATTATCCGCTTCCCCATTG ACCTCAAGACGATGACAGAAAGGCTCAAGAATCGTTATTACATTACTAAGAAGCTCTTCATTGCTGACTTGCAGCGTGTCATTACCAACTGTCGTGAGTATAACCCGCCGGAGAGCGATTACTGTAAGTGTGccaacaccctggagaagttttTTTATTTCAAGCTGAAGGAAGGGGGACTCATCGACAAGTAG